One stretch of Acidobacteriota bacterium DNA includes these proteins:
- a CDS encoding PadR family transcriptional regulator translates to MTIGKGRADVLQGTLDLMVLKTLAVLGPQHGYGIARRIEQISDDVLQLNEGTVYASLLRLRQQRWIAASWGRSENNRRARFYTITAAGRRQLAAQTEDWERIAGVMARLLRLSEDA, encoded by the coding sequence ATGACCATAGGAAAGGGGCGGGCCGACGTCCTCCAGGGCACGTTGGATCTGATGGTGCTGAAGACCCTGGCCGTGCTCGGGCCACAGCACGGGTACGGCATCGCGCGGCGGATCGAGCAGATCAGCGACGACGTGCTGCAACTCAACGAAGGCACGGTCTACGCGTCGTTGTTGCGACTCCGGCAGCAGCGCTGGATCGCGGCCAGTTGGGGGCGCTCGGAGAACAACCGCCGCGCCCGGTTCTACACGATCACCGCCGCGGGCCGTCGTCAGCTCGCCGCCCAGACGGAAGACTGGGAGCGCATCGCCGGGGTCATGGCGCGGCTCCTGCGCTTGTCGGAGGACGCGTGA
- a CDS encoding PadR family transcriptional regulator: MAGRPYLGNFELMVLLAVIRLDDAAYGVTISRTLEVGTGREVAIGSVYAALERLQDKGLVTSRLGEPTPERGGRAKRYFRVTPDGVREARSTREALSVLWEGLPQLEGGRA, from the coding sequence ATGGCGGGCCGACCCTACCTGGGAAACTTCGAGCTGATGGTGCTGCTGGCGGTCATCCGGCTGGATGATGCTGCGTACGGGGTCACGATCTCGCGCACGCTCGAGGTCGGCACCGGCCGCGAGGTCGCGATAGGCAGCGTCTACGCGGCGCTGGAGCGCTTGCAGGACAAGGGCCTGGTCACGTCCCGGCTCGGAGAGCCCACGCCGGAACGCGGGGGCCGCGCGAAGCGGTACTTCCGCGTGACGCCGGATGGCGTGCGCGAGGCCCGCTCCACACGGGAGGCGCTGTCCGTGCTCTGGGAAGGCCTGCCGCAACTGGAAGGCGGACGTGCATGA
- a CDS encoding ABC transporter permease: protein MHVELLTSQYVRAGIAPGEARRMARVKFGGVGQIKESLRDQAGFPMLESIIEDVRYAVRGILKNPGFVLVVVLTLGVGIGANTAIFSVVNTVLLEPLPYPEPSRLVVLQTTGPQRSFPIASPTKFNVWREHAGALQDVSAYLFNTANLTGGEPEQIVAGSVTADFFRLFGATTVAGRTFSADEDRPNGGRVVVLGHGFWQRRFGGAADIVGGTLPIGGDAHNVLGVLGPFDTEALQGPEGAPDVYLPFRIDPNSAMNGHFFRAVGRLAPGASVESATAGLQPAAETFRQRFPDVLTPNQSFGVRSFPDLVVGNVRSSLWILMAAVSLVLLIACANVANLLLVRAAARKRELAVRAALGAGRFRIARQLLTEGLVLSAAGGVLGLGVGMLGIRLLLAVNPGNIPRIGPAGAGVDLDWRVLAFTVALSLATSLVFGTLPALRASRTDLTQTLKESGSRTGSGFRQQRARALLVVSEVGLALVLLVGAALFIRTFFNLRAVDPGFDARRVLTMNMSLGGGRFDASGAIGDVMRAGRERLTALPGVEAAAAACCIPLRGGLGLPFVIEGLPLEGPFHGGGAFTPISAGYFEAFGIPLVRGRALTDRDDGGAAPVVVINESMARQFWPDGDPLADRITIAKGRPVVGGPTRQVVGIVGDVRDGRLDVEPRPTMYVPWAQVPDAHNANLVSMFPLSWIVRTRGAPQALGETIRDELRVASGGIPVAGLLSMEAVVSRSTARSDFLMLLLTIFAGAALVLAAIGIYGLSAYSVEQRTQEIGIRLAMGADSDRVRNLVIRQGMAVALVGVALGIASAYGLSRLVAGFLFEVAPRDPVVFAAVPLLLAAVALAGVWLPARRAARVEPAAALRLE, encoded by the coding sequence ATGCACGTCGAGCTCCTCACCAGCCAGTACGTCCGTGCCGGGATTGCGCCCGGCGAGGCCCGCCGGATGGCCCGCGTGAAGTTCGGCGGGGTTGGCCAGATCAAGGAATCACTCAGAGATCAGGCGGGGTTTCCGATGCTTGAATCGATCATCGAGGACGTGCGGTACGCGGTGCGGGGCATCCTGAAGAACCCGGGATTCGTCCTGGTCGTCGTCCTCACGCTGGGCGTGGGGATCGGCGCGAACACGGCGATCTTCTCGGTCGTCAACACGGTCCTGCTCGAACCGTTGCCCTACCCGGAGCCGAGCCGGCTCGTCGTCCTCCAGACCACCGGACCCCAGCGCTCGTTTCCCATCGCCTCGCCCACCAAGTTCAACGTGTGGCGCGAGCACGCCGGCGCCTTGCAGGACGTCTCCGCGTACCTGTTCAACACCGCCAACCTGACCGGCGGCGAGCCGGAGCAGATCGTGGCCGGATCCGTCACGGCCGATTTTTTCCGGCTGTTCGGCGCCACAACCGTGGCGGGCCGCACCTTCTCCGCCGACGAGGACCGCCCGAACGGCGGACGCGTCGTGGTGCTCGGCCACGGGTTCTGGCAGCGCCGCTTCGGCGGGGCGGCGGACATCGTGGGCGGGACGCTGCCCATCGGCGGCGACGCCCACAACGTGCTCGGGGTCCTCGGCCCCTTCGACACGGAAGCGCTACAGGGACCGGAAGGCGCGCCCGACGTGTACCTGCCGTTCCGCATCGATCCGAACAGCGCGATGAACGGCCACTTCTTCCGCGCCGTCGGACGGCTCGCGCCGGGCGCGAGCGTCGAGTCGGCCACGGCGGGGCTGCAGCCTGCGGCCGAGACGTTCCGGCAGCGCTTCCCGGACGTCCTGACACCGAACCAGTCGTTCGGCGTGCGGTCGTTCCCGGACCTCGTGGTCGGCAACGTGCGGTCGTCGCTCTGGATCCTGATGGCGGCCGTCAGCCTCGTGCTGCTCATCGCCTGTGCGAACGTGGCGAACCTGCTGCTGGTTCGCGCCGCCGCGCGGAAGCGCGAGCTGGCGGTGCGCGCGGCGCTCGGGGCGGGGCGGTTCCGCATCGCCCGCCAGCTTCTCACCGAAGGGCTGGTGCTGTCTGCCGCGGGAGGCGTGCTGGGGCTGGGCGTCGGCATGCTCGGCATCCGCCTGCTTCTCGCCGTCAACCCCGGCAACATCCCGCGCATCGGTCCCGCCGGCGCCGGGGTCGACCTCGACTGGCGCGTGCTCGCCTTCACCGTCGCGCTGTCGCTGGCGACGAGCCTGGTGTTCGGCACGCTCCCCGCCTTGCGCGCCTCGCGGACGGACCTGACGCAGACGCTCAAGGAGAGCGGCAGCCGCACCGGCAGCGGGTTCCGCCAGCAGCGGGCCCGCGCCCTGCTCGTTGTCAGCGAGGTCGGGCTCGCGCTGGTGCTGCTGGTCGGCGCGGCCCTCTTCATCCGGACATTCTTCAACCTGCGCGCCGTCGACCCCGGGTTCGACGCACGGCGGGTGCTGACGATGAACATGTCGCTGGGCGGCGGCCGGTTCGACGCCTCGGGGGCGATCGGCGACGTGATGCGGGCGGGACGCGAACGGTTGACGGCCCTGCCCGGCGTCGAGGCGGCCGCCGCGGCGTGCTGCATCCCCCTGCGGGGTGGGCTCGGCCTGCCGTTCGTCATCGAGGGCCTTCCCCTCGAGGGGCCGTTCCACGGCGGGGGGGCATTCACGCCGATCTCGGCCGGCTACTTCGAGGCCTTCGGCATCCCCCTCGTGCGTGGCCGCGCGCTGACCGATCGGGACGATGGCGGGGCTGCACCGGTGGTCGTCATCAACGAGTCGATGGCGCGGCAGTTCTGGCCCGACGGCGACCCGCTCGCCGATCGCATCACCATCGCGAAGGGGAGACCGGTGGTCGGCGGCCCGACCCGGCAGGTCGTCGGCATCGTCGGGGACGTGCGGGACGGGCGCCTCGACGTCGAGCCCCGCCCCACGATGTACGTGCCTTGGGCGCAGGTCCCCGATGCGCACAACGCCAACCTCGTGAGCATGTTCCCCCTCTCGTGGATCGTGCGCACCCGAGGCGCGCCGCAAGCCCTCGGCGAGACGATTCGGGACGAGCTGCGGGTCGCGAGCGGCGGGATTCCCGTGGCGGGGCTCCTGAGCATGGAGGCCGTCGTGTCGCGATCGACGGCGCGCTCGGACTTCCTCATGCTCCTGCTGACCATCTTCGCCGGTGCCGCGCTGGTGCTGGCCGCCATCGGCATCTACGGGCTGAGCGCGTACTCGGTCGAGCAGCGGACGCAGGAGATCGGCATCCGCCTCGCGATGGGCGCCGACTCGGACCGGGTGCGCAACCTGGTGATCCGGCAGGGCATGGCGGTGGCGCTGGTCGGCGTCGCGCTCGGCATCGCCTCGGCGTACGGCCTCAGCCGCCTGGTCGCCGGCTTCCTCTTCGAGGTCGCGCCGCGGGATCCGGTGGTCTTCGCCGCGGTGCCGCTGCTGCTGGCCGCGGTCGCGCTGGCGGGCGTGTGGCTCCCGGCGCGGCGGGCCGCACGGGTCGAGCCGGCGGCGGCGCTGCGCCTGGAATGA